The Scatophagus argus isolate fScaArg1 chromosome 20, fScaArg1.pri, whole genome shotgun sequence genome window below encodes:
- the LOC124051659 gene encoding aquaporin-3-like produces MGKQKDILQKLAETFQIRHVLLRQALAECLGTLILVMFGCGAVAQLVLSGGSHGTFLTVNFAFGFAATLGILVSGQVSGGHLNPAVTFTLCLLGREPWRKFLLFFVFQTLGAFLGAAIVFGMYFDALWDFNQGELIVVGKNATAGIFATYPSKHLSLVNGFFDQIIGTAALIVCILAIADPHNNAVPRGLEPFTVGFVVLVIGLSMGFNSGYAVNPARDLGPRIFSALAGWGREVFTANTYWFFVPICAPFLGAVVGVLMYQLMIGYHLEREVKEKQKKKEEEEEEKKFKLSNVTTNMDE; encoded by the exons ATGGGAAagcaaaaagacattttgcagAAACTGGCAGAGACCTTCCAGATCCGACATGTGCTCCTCCGCCAGGCCCTGGCAGAATGCCTGGGAACCCTCATTCTGGTG ATGTTTGGTTGTGGTGCAGTCGCACAGCTGGTGCTAAGCGGAGGCTCCCATGGCACGTTCCTCACTGtcaactttgcttttggttttgctGCGACTTTGGGCATCCTTGTGAGTGGGCAGGTCTCAG GTGGTCATCTGAACCCTGCAGTGACCTTCACGCTGTGTTTACTTGGGAGAGAGCCTTGGAGGAAATTCCTGTTGTTCTTTGTCTTCCAGACTCTTGGAGCCTTTCTGGGTGCAGCAATTGTTTTCGGCATGTATTTTG ATGCGCTGTGGGACTTTAACCAGGGGGAGCTGATTGTGGTGGGGAAGAACGCCACTGCTGGAATTTTTGCCACATACCCATCGAAACATCTCTCACTAGTTAATGGATTCTTCGATCAG ATTATTGGAACAGCTGCACTGATCGTGTGCATCCTGGCCATAGCTGACCCACACAACAACGCAGTCCCGAGAGGTCTGGAGCCGTTCACTGTAGGCTTTGTGGTGTTGGTCATTGGCCTGTCCATGGGCTTCAACTCTGGCTATGCCGTCAACCCAGCCAGAGACCTGGGACCGCGCATCTTCAGCGCTCTTGCAGGCTGGGGTAGAGAGGTTTTCAC AGCAAACACCTACTGGTTTTTTGTGCCCATCTGTGCCCCCTTTTTGGGTGCAGTGGTGGGTGTGCTGATGTACCAGCTAATGATTGGATATCATTTAGAAAGAGAggtgaaagagaagcagaagaagaaggaggaggaggaggaggagaaaaagttCAAACTTTCCAATGTTACAACGAACATGGATGAATAA